A genomic segment from Myxococcota bacterium encodes:
- a CDS encoding zinc-binding dehydrogenase, whose amino-acid sequence MKAWRVVRYGRPSEALSLDEIEAPEPGPGQLRIATRATALNYNEVDGCYGRYLTVNPPLPYTLGMEAVGVVDAVGAPAHAGAPSLEPWLGRRVALTGAGATGAHAERVVGDAAMAFASPDSLGDDEAAAFFFPYHVAGLALLERAALREGETLLVHAAAGGVGSAALLLGRALGARVIATAGGAEKVAFCRSLGADVAIDYRAEPFDEAVLAATNGRGVDVVCDLVGGEVTQRSLRCTARGGRVVLAGFSGGIEEEDRAGLLPRPIVFGNVSLVGVMLAYVPEETPPVAGLGLFPRSVGERLQERLVALLDAGAIRPVVGRTASFESLPAELERTEARQSVGRTILRW is encoded by the coding sequence ATGAAGGCGTGGCGCGTCGTCCGGTACGGGCGCCCGAGCGAGGCGCTCTCGCTCGACGAGATCGAGGCCCCCGAGCCCGGCCCCGGGCAGCTGCGCATCGCGACGCGCGCGACCGCGCTCAACTACAACGAGGTCGACGGCTGCTACGGCCGCTACCTCACGGTGAACCCGCCGCTCCCGTACACGCTCGGCATGGAAGCGGTCGGCGTCGTCGACGCCGTCGGCGCGCCCGCGCACGCGGGCGCACCGTCGCTCGAGCCGTGGCTCGGCCGCCGCGTCGCGCTCACGGGCGCGGGCGCAACGGGCGCGCACGCAGAGCGGGTGGTCGGCGACGCGGCCATGGCGTTCGCGTCGCCGGACTCGCTCGGCGACGACGAGGCCGCGGCGTTCTTCTTCCCGTACCACGTCGCCGGCCTCGCGCTCCTCGAGCGCGCCGCGCTGCGCGAGGGCGAGACGCTGCTCGTGCACGCCGCGGCGGGCGGCGTCGGCTCGGCCGCGCTCCTGCTCGGGCGCGCGCTCGGCGCGCGCGTGATCGCGACGGCCGGCGGCGCGGAGAAGGTCGCGTTCTGCCGCTCGCTCGGCGCGGACGTCGCGATCGACTACCGCGCCGAGCCGTTCGACGAGGCCGTGCTCGCGGCGACGAACGGGCGCGGCGTCGACGTCGTGTGCGACCTCGTCGGCGGCGAGGTGACGCAGCGGAGCCTGCGCTGCACGGCGCGCGGCGGACGCGTCGTGCTCGCCGGGTTCTCGGGCGGCATCGAGGAGGAGGATCGCGCCGGGCTCCTGCCGCGCCCGATCGTCTTCGGGAACGTCTCGCTCGTCGGCGTGATGCTCGCCTACGTGCCGGAGGAGACGCCGCCCGTCGCGGGCCTCGGTCTCTTCCCGCGCAGCGTCGGCGAGCGGCTGCAGGAGCGGCTCGTCGCACTGCTCGACGCAGGAGCGATCCGCCCCGTCGTCGGCCGCACCGCGTCGTTCGAGAGCCTGCCCGCCGAGCTCGAGCGGACCGAGGCGCGGCAGAGCGTCGGCCGGACGATCCTGCGTTGGTAG
- a CDS encoding glycosyltransferase family 39 protein: protein MAAIVPFLARHRTRIAIALLFAAGAAIRVHNALGYWVNNGFDGPFNWEYVRQLTTDWSLPDPQAHWSAARPPFFFYAGAVLARVFGPGPARSVWAIRLASSALGLVAIALVARHVARSEPDAARRGLRTAVAAGLLLFLPAHLELSAMLNEEITVASLGTIALLLAVAPAARADAGARARDGHGAPIGIARAAAIGALGGLAFLTKLTGCLVVVAVVAALVVDGVRRRALRASLVRAAVVAGVALAVGGWFYARSLALHGYLYPHALPAHAAMLDLPPGERGVGDYLRFPLATFANPRVDAPELLHSVWGGTYATLWFDGQRHFVPRSHPNVARAGLAITLLALLPTAAFAVGATRAARRALRAAGTADAPMLALVALTLAGYVLFTWRNPWYVTVKGSYLLGLALPFAAWSSEVLVDWMRGPRWRTAAVGGALVALAAACALAFTWGTPLWTMTFGVDLPGLRTVPVGG from the coding sequence GTGGCGGCGATCGTCCCCTTCCTCGCTCGCCATCGCACGCGCATCGCGATCGCCCTCCTGTTCGCCGCGGGCGCCGCCATCCGCGTCCACAACGCGCTCGGCTACTGGGTCAACAACGGCTTCGACGGCCCCTTCAACTGGGAGTACGTCCGCCAGCTGACGACGGACTGGTCGCTGCCCGACCCGCAGGCGCACTGGTCGGCCGCGCGTCCGCCGTTCTTCTTCTACGCGGGCGCGGTGCTCGCGCGCGTCTTCGGCCCCGGCCCCGCGCGCAGCGTCTGGGCGATCCGGCTGGCGAGCAGCGCGCTCGGGCTCGTCGCCATCGCGCTCGTCGCGCGCCACGTCGCGCGTTCGGAGCCCGACGCGGCGCGGCGCGGGCTGCGCACGGCGGTCGCGGCGGGCCTCCTGCTGTTCCTCCCCGCGCATCTCGAGCTGAGCGCGATGCTGAACGAGGAGATCACGGTCGCGAGCCTCGGAACGATCGCGCTCCTCCTCGCCGTCGCGCCCGCCGCGCGCGCCGACGCGGGCGCGCGCGCCCGCGACGGGCACGGCGCGCCGATCGGCATTGCGCGCGCCGCGGCGATCGGCGCGCTCGGCGGGCTCGCGTTCCTCACCAAGCTCACGGGATGCCTCGTCGTCGTCGCCGTCGTCGCCGCGCTCGTCGTCGACGGCGTGCGGCGGCGCGCGCTGCGCGCATCGCTCGTGCGCGCCGCCGTCGTCGCCGGTGTCGCGCTCGCCGTCGGCGGCTGGTTCTACGCGCGCAGCCTCGCGCTGCACGGCTACCTCTACCCGCACGCGCTGCCCGCGCACGCCGCGATGCTCGACCTCCCGCCCGGCGAGCGCGGCGTCGGCGACTACCTGCGCTTCCCGCTCGCGACGTTCGCGAACCCGCGCGTCGACGCGCCGGAGCTCCTGCACTCCGTCTGGGGCGGCACGTACGCGACGCTCTGGTTCGACGGCCAGCGCCACTTCGTCCCGCGCAGCCACCCGAACGTCGCGCGCGCGGGGCTCGCGATCACGCTGCTCGCGCTGCTCCCGACGGCCGCCTTCGCCGTCGGCGCGACGCGCGCCGCGCGCCGCGCGCTCCGTGCCGCGGGCACGGCCGACGCGCCGATGCTCGCGCTCGTCGCGCTCACGCTCGCGGGCTACGTGCTCTTCACGTGGCGCAACCCGTGGTACGTGACCGTGAAGGGCAGCTACCTGCTCGGGCTCGCGCTCCCGTTCGCGGCGTGGTCGAGCGAGGTGCTCGTCGACTGGATGCGCGGCCCGCGCTGGCGGACGGCGGCCGTCGGCGGCGCGCTCGTCGCGCTCGCCGCCGCGTGCGCGCTCGCCTTCACGTGGGGCACGCCGCTGTGGACGATGACCTTCGGCGTCGACCTGCCGGGCCTCCGCACGGTGCCGGTCGGGGGCTGA
- a CDS encoding amidohydrolase family protein codes for MTSFAIRNAALLDLAAGERRPGASVRVEGGRIVEVAEHGAALAVAADVPVYDAAGRTLLPGLIDAHVHAAITTMDLAAMARRPFTRVGIEAKAILEGMLRRGFTTVRDAGGLDAGIAQALEAGSIRGPRVFRSGRVLSQTGGHGDTHAPSQFPAICACQIRTSGFSHVADGEDAVRRAAREELKGGAHQIKVMAGGGVATPSDPIDMVQYTEREIRAAVEEAQARRTYAFAHAYIPEAIERAVRAGVRSIEHGNLIDAGAARAMAERGCFLVPTLVTYDQIHELGRSLRFPEASLRKLGDVMGAGLASIDIARGEGVALGFGTDLLGETHPAQSKELLLRARVEPALDVLRSATLVNAELLGRAGELGVVAPGACADLLLVDGDPLADLAVLAGQGERLALVARAGEIVVDRIGA; via the coding sequence ATGACGTCCTTCGCGATCCGCAACGCCGCACTGCTCGACCTCGCCGCGGGCGAGCGCCGCCCGGGCGCCTCGGTGCGCGTCGAGGGCGGGCGCATCGTCGAGGTCGCCGAGCACGGCGCCGCGCTCGCCGTCGCCGCGGACGTTCCCGTCTACGACGCCGCGGGGCGCACGCTCCTGCCCGGCCTGATCGACGCGCACGTCCACGCCGCGATCACGACGATGGACCTCGCGGCGATGGCGCGCCGTCCCTTCACGCGCGTCGGCATCGAGGCGAAGGCGATCCTCGAGGGCATGCTGCGCCGCGGCTTCACGACCGTGCGCGACGCGGGCGGCCTCGACGCGGGCATCGCGCAGGCGCTCGAGGCGGGCTCGATCCGCGGCCCGCGCGTGTTCCGCTCGGGCCGGGTCCTCAGCCAGACGGGCGGCCACGGCGACACGCACGCGCCGTCGCAGTTCCCCGCGATCTGCGCCTGTCAGATCCGCACGTCGGGCTTCTCGCACGTCGCCGACGGCGAGGACGCCGTGCGGCGCGCGGCGCGCGAGGAGCTGAAGGGCGGCGCGCACCAGATCAAGGTGATGGCGGGCGGCGGCGTCGCGACGCCGTCCGATCCGATCGACATGGTGCAGTACACCGAGCGCGAGATCCGCGCGGCGGTCGAGGAGGCGCAGGCGCGGCGCACCTACGCGTTCGCGCACGCCTACATCCCGGAGGCGATCGAGCGCGCGGTGCGCGCGGGCGTGCGCTCGATCGAGCACGGCAACCTGATCGACGCCGGCGCGGCGCGCGCGATGGCCGAGCGCGGCTGCTTCCTCGTGCCGACGCTCGTCACGTACGACCAGATCCACGAGCTCGGTCGCTCGCTGCGCTTCCCGGAGGCGAGCCTGCGCAAGCTCGGCGACGTGATGGGCGCCGGGCTCGCGTCGATCGACATCGCGCGGGGCGAGGGCGTCGCACTCGGGTTCGGCACCGACCTGCTCGGCGAGACGCACCCCGCGCAGTCGAAGGAGCTGCTGCTGCGCGCGCGCGTCGAGCCGGCCCTCGACGTGCTGCGCTCGGCGACGCTCGTGAACGCGGAGCTGCTCGGCCGCGCGGGCGAGCTCGGCGTCGTCGCGCCCGGCGCGTGCGCCGACCTGCTGCTCGTCGACGGCGACCCGCTCGCCGACCTCGCGGTGCTCGCGGGGCAGGGCGAGCGGCTCGCGCTCGTCGCGCGCGCGGGCGAGATCGTCGTCGATCGCATCGGCGCGTGA
- a CDS encoding glycosyltransferase family 39 protein, translating to MPRTTLPLLAAFAVAALLRLHDAWSAPPLSGFDGPYHAAYLGAIVWDGRFPLPRGFTNHPPLYYAVAAAVWKLVAPVAGTHGQLFAMRLVSVASGLAMAVAVGACARLVAPARSRVAVYAAVLALFVPMHVGPSSVLGNQAFSDALAALATFLLLRALAREHDGDALRAAAIAGIAAGLGVLAKLSVGVVVAAGAAALLADGVRRVGARPRAAALAAAFACVAALVASPHFVRNAVHADAPPDATADVWAGLDRSQGLAARPWSAYVDPHLGSLVRPGTTDPAARRAVWPNTFASTWFDLFGSVVDVHAPRAQRAAHVLFAFGALFTAAALAGAALAARGAVSGGPPLGTALLALVAAATLASYVAFTRAVATQGALKGTYLAPALAAFCTFAALGLDALAARSAAARRAVAVALGAFAVCVCATLAHGGIAPLRANPADFVMRDFADAGSRRAYEYFTGRPAPTGANPLRLERAPSGRAAR from the coding sequence GTGCCGCGCACGACGCTCCCGCTCCTCGCCGCCTTCGCCGTCGCCGCGCTGCTCCGCCTCCACGATGCGTGGTCGGCGCCCCCGCTCTCCGGCTTCGACGGCCCCTACCACGCCGCCTACCTCGGCGCGATCGTGTGGGACGGCCGGTTCCCGCTCCCGCGCGGCTTCACCAACCACCCGCCGCTCTACTACGCCGTCGCGGCCGCCGTCTGGAAGCTCGTCGCCCCGGTCGCCGGAACGCACGGCCAGCTGTTCGCGATGCGGCTCGTCAGCGTCGCGAGCGGGCTCGCCATGGCCGTCGCCGTCGGGGCGTGCGCGCGCCTCGTCGCGCCGGCGCGCTCGCGCGTCGCGGTCTACGCCGCCGTCCTCGCGCTGTTCGTGCCGATGCACGTCGGGCCCTCGAGCGTGCTCGGGAACCAGGCCTTCTCCGACGCGCTCGCGGCGCTCGCGACCTTCCTCCTGCTGCGCGCGCTCGCGCGCGAGCACGACGGCGATGCACTGCGCGCGGCGGCGATCGCGGGCATCGCCGCGGGCCTCGGCGTGCTCGCGAAGCTGTCGGTCGGCGTCGTCGTCGCGGCGGGAGCGGCCGCACTGCTCGCCGACGGCGTGCGTCGCGTCGGCGCGCGCCCGCGCGCCGCGGCGCTCGCCGCCGCGTTCGCGTGCGTCGCCGCGCTCGTCGCGAGCCCGCACTTCGTCCGCAACGCCGTGCACGCCGACGCCCCGCCCGACGCGACCGCGGACGTCTGGGCCGGGCTCGATCGCAGCCAGGGGCTCGCCGCGCGGCCGTGGAGCGCGTACGTCGATCCGCACCTCGGGAGCCTCGTCCGGCCGGGCACGACCGACCCGGCCGCGCGCCGCGCCGTCTGGCCCAACACCTTCGCGTCGACGTGGTTCGACCTGTTCGGCAGCGTCGTCGACGTCCACGCGCCGCGCGCGCAGCGCGCAGCGCACGTGTTGTTCGCCTTCGGTGCGCTCTTCACCGCCGCGGCGCTCGCAGGCGCCGCGCTCGCGGCGCGCGGCGCCGTCTCCGGCGGCCCGCCGCTCGGCACCGCACTCCTCGCGCTCGTCGCCGCCGCGACGCTCGCGAGCTACGTGGCGTTCACGCGCGCCGTCGCGACACAGGGCGCGCTCAAGGGCACCTATCTCGCGCCGGCGCTCGCGGCGTTCTGCACGTTCGCCGCGCTCGGGCTCGACGCGCTCGCCGCCCGGAGCGCCGCCGCGCGGCGGGCCGTCGCCGTCGCGCTCGGCGCGTTCGCCGTCTGCGTGTGCGCGACGCTCGCACACGGCGGCATCGCGCCGCTGCGCGCGAACCCCGCGGACTTCGTGATGCGCGACTTCGCCGATGCCGGCTCGCGCCGCGCCTACGAGTACTTCACGGGGCGCCCGGCGCCGACCGGCGCGAACCCGCTGCGGCTCGAGCGCGCGCCGTCGGGGCGCGCCGCTCGTTAG
- a CDS encoding sulfatase → MVARGRSARRAAAAAALATAALACSEPSAPHRPDIVLIVADTLRADHLGCYGYTRAPSPTSPHIDALARESLLFAQAVSAAPWTSPSVASLFTGLYPSAHGVVRSPVDDDVPTDALARAHDTLAERLARAGYATIGITANPWVSRERGYAQGFDLFAERAHANASEVAATARALLGEVARRPAPFFLYVQLMDPHLPNEPPAELVDRFHPRGAARRPAHNALGELVDTLARYDAEVFALDAGVGELIDALRELGRWEDAVVVFVADHGEQIFDHGEYGHGRALFAEEVHVPLLLRARGLRGIVDPPVSSIDVAPTLLALAGADGDDGGDSAPMQGVSLLDDAALRARGGAFSEATMRHNQKAFVDADGAKLILDFPKRAQARVAPMSDAARVALLGARPGLGALRPEIEDETRAARLEAALRDVYARSLALGEGFEPDEVVLDAATRAQLEALGYGATRDEPGDADEPGADD, encoded by the coding sequence TTGGTAGCGCGCGGCCGCAGCGCGCGGCGCGCCGCCGCGGCCGCGGCGCTCGCGACGGCCGCGCTCGCGTGCAGCGAGCCATCCGCACCGCACCGGCCGGACATCGTCCTGATCGTCGCCGACACGCTGCGCGCCGATCACCTCGGCTGCTACGGCTACACGCGCGCGCCGAGCCCGACGAGCCCGCACATCGACGCGCTCGCGCGCGAGAGCCTGCTCTTCGCGCAGGCCGTCTCGGCCGCGCCGTGGACGTCGCCCTCGGTCGCCTCGCTCTTCACCGGCCTCTACCCGTCGGCGCACGGCGTCGTGCGGTCGCCCGTCGACGACGACGTGCCGACCGACGCCCTCGCACGAGCGCACGACACGCTCGCCGAGCGCCTCGCGCGCGCCGGCTACGCGACGATCGGCATCACCGCGAACCCGTGGGTCTCGCGCGAGCGAGGCTATGCGCAGGGGTTCGACCTGTTCGCGGAGCGCGCGCACGCGAACGCGAGCGAGGTCGCGGCGACGGCGCGCGCGCTGCTCGGCGAGGTGGCGCGGCGCCCCGCCCCGTTCTTCCTGTACGTCCAGCTCATGGATCCGCACCTCCCGAACGAGCCGCCGGCCGAGCTCGTGGACCGCTTCCATCCGCGGGGCGCGGCGCGCAGGCCCGCGCACAACGCGCTCGGCGAGCTCGTCGACACGCTCGCGCGCTACGACGCCGAAGTCTTCGCGCTCGACGCGGGCGTCGGCGAGCTGATCGATGCGCTGCGCGAGCTCGGACGCTGGGAGGACGCGGTCGTCGTCTTCGTCGCCGACCACGGCGAGCAGATCTTCGACCACGGCGAGTACGGACACGGCCGCGCGCTGTTCGCAGAGGAGGTCCACGTCCCGTTGCTGCTCCGCGCGCGCGGCCTGCGCGGCATCGTCGACCCGCCCGTGAGCTCGATCGACGTCGCGCCGACGCTGCTCGCACTCGCCGGCGCGGACGGAGACGACGGCGGCGACAGCGCACCGATGCAGGGCGTGTCGCTCCTCGACGACGCCGCGCTCCGCGCGCGCGGCGGGGCCTTCTCGGAGGCCACGATGCGTCACAACCAGAAGGCGTTCGTCGACGCCGACGGTGCAAAGCTGATCCTCGACTTCCCGAAGCGCGCGCAGGCGCGCGTCGCGCCGATGAGCGACGCCGCGCGCGTGGCGCTCCTCGGCGCGCGGCCGGGCCTCGGCGCGCTGCGTCCCGAGATCGAGGACGAGACGCGCGCCGCGCGGCTCGAGGCCGCGCTGCGCGACGTCTACGCGCGCTCGCTCGCGCTCGGCGAAGGATTCGAGCCCGACGAGGTCGTGCTCGACGCCGCGACGCGCGCGCAGCTCGAGGCGCTGGGATACGGCGCGACGCGCGACGAGCCGGGCGACGCGGACGAGCCGGGCGCCGACGACTGA